From a single Aggregatilinea lenta genomic region:
- the gltX gene encoding glutamate--tRNA ligase: protein MADRDPSVRVRFAPSPTGPMHIGGVRTALFNWLFARHHGGTFILRIEDTDQKRYSEDSIHLITEGLRWMGIDWDEGPEVGGEYGPYAQSERVDLYREWADWLVDHDLAYRCYCTPERLKALREQQIAEKRDPGYDRHCRNLTPEERAANDAAGKPYVVRFKMPTEGATTVHDLIRGDITFENTQLQDLVLLKSDGFPTYHLANVVDDHFMKITHIMRAEEWISSAPVHKNLYAGFGWEMPQIAHLPVILNPSGKGKLSKRSAGFSEGGRKIPVLLYEFQDAGYLPEALVNFLTNVGWSFGEDREVFTVDETIERFDLDRVNPAASIFPVEKLDWLNGVYIREMDPTRLAQLLMPVFTKAGYEVNPETLIGATPLLQPRIKTLNDALEMGRFFFVAPFEPPIVADLVQKGMDAPRTLDALEKALVRLEALPDFAAATQEAAMRALIEELGLKVGQLFGALRAATTAQQSSPPLFESMEVLGRDESLRRIRLSLDVLRKAAE from the coding sequence GTGGCCGACCGAGATCCATCCGTTCGCGTGCGTTTCGCCCCCAGCCCCACCGGTCCGATGCACATCGGCGGGGTGCGCACGGCCTTGTTTAACTGGCTGTTCGCGCGCCACCACGGCGGGACGTTCATCCTGCGCATCGAAGACACGGACCAGAAGCGGTACTCGGAGGATTCAATTCACCTGATCACCGAGGGCCTGCGCTGGATGGGCATCGACTGGGACGAGGGGCCGGAGGTCGGCGGGGAGTACGGGCCATACGCGCAGTCGGAGCGGGTCGATCTCTACCGCGAATGGGCGGATTGGCTGGTCGATCACGATCTGGCGTACCGCTGCTACTGCACCCCGGAGCGGCTGAAGGCCCTGCGCGAGCAGCAGATCGCGGAAAAGCGCGATCCCGGTTACGACCGCCACTGCCGCAATTTGACGCCGGAGGAACGCGCGGCCAACGACGCGGCAGGCAAGCCCTACGTGGTCCGCTTCAAGATGCCGACCGAGGGCGCGACCACCGTGCACGACCTGATTCGCGGCGACATCACGTTCGAAAACACGCAGCTTCAGGATCTCGTGCTGCTGAAGTCGGACGGTTTCCCGACGTACCACCTCGCCAACGTGGTGGACGATCACTTCATGAAGATCACGCACATCATGCGCGCCGAAGAATGGATTTCGTCCGCGCCGGTGCACAAGAACCTGTACGCGGGCTTCGGCTGGGAGATGCCGCAGATCGCACATCTGCCGGTCATCCTGAATCCGAGCGGCAAGGGCAAGCTGTCCAAGCGCAGCGCGGGCTTCAGCGAGGGCGGACGCAAGATTCCGGTGCTGCTGTACGAATTCCAGGATGCGGGCTATTTGCCGGAAGCGCTGGTCAACTTTTTGACCAACGTGGGATGGAGTTTTGGCGAGGACCGCGAAGTGTTCACGGTCGATGAGACCATCGAGCGCTTCGACCTGGATCGCGTGAACCCGGCGGCGAGCATCTTCCCGGTGGAAAAGCTCGACTGGCTGAATGGCGTCTACATCCGCGAGATGGATCCCACACGGCTGGCACAGCTGCTGATGCCGGTCTTCACGAAGGCAGGTTACGAGGTCAACCCGGAGACGCTGATCGGCGCGACGCCGCTGCTCCAGCCGCGCATCAAGACGCTGAACGACGCGCTGGAGATGGGCCGCTTCTTCTTCGTGGCCCCGTTCGAGCCGCCCATTGTGGCAGATCTGGTGCAGAAGGGCATGGACGCCCCGCGTACCCTGGATGCACTTGAAAAGGCGCTGGTACGGCTGGAAGCCCTGCCGGACTTCGCCGCCGCGACGCAGGAAGCCGCCATGCGCGCGCTGATCGAGGAACTGGGCCTCAAGGTTGGGCAGTTGTTCGGCGCGCTGCGGGCTGCTACGACCGCGCAGCAGTCCTCGCCGCCGCTGTTTGAGTCGATGGAAGTGCTGGGCCGCGACGAATCGCTGCGCCGCATCCGGCTCTCGCTGGACGTGCTGCGGAAGGCAGCGGAGTAG